From Patescibacteria group bacterium, a single genomic window includes:
- the cobO gene encoding cob(I)yrinic acid a,c-diamide adenosyltransferase, whose amino-acid sequence MIIVYTGNGKGKTTAALGLALRAAGWGKKVLVIQFLKKQVSGEVKALYEIQKKFQISNFKFQIDVEQYGTKDFVNPKRLKPVDYKEAKKALESSKYQVLSSKYELIILDEINVAVKFGLIKLEDVLQIINDKPKKLDLVLTGRFACPEIIRKADLVTEFTEVSHPFQKGEKARKGIDY is encoded by the coding sequence ATGATTATCGTTTATACCGGCAATGGCAAAGGCAAGACAACCGCAGCCTTGGGTTTGGCGTTGCGGGCGGCGGGATGGGGGAAGAAAGTACTCGTCATTCAATTCCTTAAAAAACAGGTTAGCGGAGAAGTAAAAGCGCTGTATGAGATACAAAAAAAATTTCAAATTTCAAATTTCAAATTTCAAATTGACGTTGAGCAATACGGAACTAAAGATTTTGTCAACCCAAAACGATTAAAACCGGTTGATTACAAAGAAGCCAAGAAGGCGCTTGAAAGTAGTAAGTATCAAGTATTAAGTAGTAAGTATGAGCTTATTATTTTAGACGAAATCAATGTGGCGGTAAAATTCGGGCTCATTAAATTAGAGGATGTGTTACAAATAATAAATGATAAACCCAAAAAGCTTGATTTGGTTTTAACCGGCAGGTTCGCTTGTCCGGAAATTATTAGAAAAGCGGATCTGGTAACAGAATTCACCGAAGTCAGCCATCCTTTTCAAAAAGGCGAAAAAGCCCGCAAGGGAATTGATTATTGA
- a CDS encoding anaerobic ribonucleoside-triphosphate reductase activating protein, with protein MIKIKGLQKTTLLDYPGKVAAIIFVAGCNFRCPFCHNSDLVLRPETLPEIKEEDFFIFLKNKRQLLDGIVVTGGEPTLYEDLPAFIKKIKKLGFLIKLDTNGTNPGMVKDLLAQKLLDYVAIDYKGPLIKYYKYTNTTNKQINKQISECINILIKSGLDFELRTTVVPTLHNREDLIEMAKDLSSIIHNPSSIKWFLQQFNPGQCLDKSFEKLKPYPKEFFDKVLPKLRKLIPKTELRGI; from the coding sequence ATGATAAAAATTAAAGGTCTGCAAAAAACAACCCTGCTTGATTATCCGGGGAAAGTGGCGGCGATTATTTTTGTTGCCGGCTGTAATTTCCGTTGTCCCTTTTGTCACAATAGCGATTTGGTTTTGCGGCCGGAAACCTTACCGGAGATAAAAGAAGAAGATTTTTTTATTTTTTTAAAAAACAAAAGGCAACTTTTAGACGGGATTGTCGTTACCGGCGGCGAGCCGACCCTTTACGAAGATCTGCCGGCCTTTATCAAAAAAATCAAAAAATTGGGTTTTTTAATTAAACTTGACACCAACGGGACAAACCCCGGGATGGTTAAAGATTTATTGGCCCAAAAACTTTTGGACTACGTGGCGATTGATTATAAAGGACCGCTTATTAAATACTACAAATATACAAATACTACAAATAAACAAATCAATAAACAAATAAGCGAATGCATTAATATTTTAATCAAAAGCGGTCTTGATTTTGAATTGCGGACAACAGTAGTCCCAACACTACATAATAGAGAAGATTTGATCGAAATGGCAAAAGACCTATCATCCATCATCCACAATCCATCATCCATCAAGTGGTTTTTACAGCAATTTAATCCCGGACAGTGTTTAGATAAAAGTTTTGAGAAACTGAAGCCTTATCCGAAGGAATTTTTTGATAAAGTCTTGCCCAAATTACGTAAATTAATACCAAAAACGGAACTAAGGGGAATATAA
- a CDS encoding ribonucleoside triphosphate reductase, with amino-acid sequence MTKTTIKQIKKRNGRIVKFNPLKIINAMEKAFRAIGEKDGERVRYLGDKVMEKLEARYDGKIIPQVEEIQDLIEEVLMHHGHYDVARAYILYRDLRSRVRDVHSLIDSDELVGDYLAKLDWRVRENSNMAYSLQGLNNHVASVISANYWLNKIYPPQIREAHTNGDLHIHNLQILAAYCCGWDLRDLLFRGFGGVVGKVECKPPKHFRTALGQLVNFFYTLQGESAGAQAISSFDTLLAPFIAYDHLSYKEVKQALQEFVFNMNVPTRVGFQTPFTNVTLDLNIPTHLAKEPVLIGGKTQDKTYGDFQKEVDSFNKAFAEVMLEGDAKGRVFTFPIPTYNITKDFAWNNPNYEGIWEMTRKYGIPYFSNFVNSDMKPEDARSMCPLAGDEKVLIKSSRGRDLEYSEIKNIYEGNGKNNEYEIYSDGDFVKGVFNKFENQKMIKVTLENGHEIKISEEHLNFVTFDQESKTQELKGKELKKGMFLPYSLKMMKGSGGNRDLGYFVGAYAGDGSFDGETTVIFSLENEKKKQVITRLQKISEKYFGAHWSVSPSQETKLFTLKIHSKAAVGLCQDFVSGKEREKYYSARIFGMSQEFREGVITGHYATDGGNRHRIYTSSKKMVETLNMLAATLGTTTSIYRDNRQDRFGKETNYAVLVYQLNRKKYGDIWFKKDKKLWVKIKSIEQISNSTAYCFEVKNGRPMFTVGTTGILTHNCRLRLDNRELAKRGGGLFGAYPLTGSLGVITINLPRIGYLAKNKKEYFEKLSHLMDLAKEATMLKRTIVEQFTDEGLYPYSKVYLGAIKDRFGEYWKNHFNTIGLIGMNESLLNFMGKTIGDEEGKAFAQEILDFMRTKLLIYQKETDQMFNLEATPAEGTSYHLAKLDKKAYPDIICANEEEIAKDHAEPFYTNSTHLPVNFTDDLFEALNLQDDLQTKYTGGTVLHGFLGESLPDTASVKNLVQKIAQNYHLPYYTLTPTFSICPSHGYLKGEQKTCPECGKTCEVWSRIVGYLRPVVQWNAGKQAEFVERQVYQHLQKHKT; translated from the coding sequence AAAATCATTCCTCAAGTTGAAGAAATTCAGGACCTTATCGAAGAAGTTTTAATGCATCACGGACATTATGATGTCGCCCGCGCTTATATTCTTTACCGGGATTTGCGAAGCCGGGTCCGCGATGTCCATTCCCTTATTGATTCCGACGAATTAGTCGGCGATTATCTTGCTAAGCTTGACTGGCGGGTTCGGGAGAACAGCAATATGGCCTATTCTCTTCAGGGCCTAAACAATCATGTCGCCTCGGTGATTTCCGCCAATTATTGGCTTAATAAAATCTACCCGCCGCAGATAAGAGAAGCCCATACTAATGGTGATTTGCATATTCATAATTTACAAATCCTGGCGGCCTATTGTTGCGGTTGGGATTTAAGGGACCTATTATTTAGGGGTTTTGGCGGCGTGGTTGGTAAGGTTGAATGTAAACCGCCCAAACATTTTCGGACCGCCCTGGGACAACTGGTCAATTTCTTTTACACCCTTCAGGGAGAATCGGCCGGGGCCCAGGCGATCTCGAGTTTTGATACGCTTTTAGCGCCTTTTATTGCCTACGACCATCTTTCTTACAAGGAAGTTAAGCAGGCCCTGCAGGAGTTTGTTTTTAATATGAACGTGCCGACCCGCGTTGGCTTCCAGACGCCTTTTACCAACGTGACTTTGGATCTTAATATTCCTACACATCTTGCTAAAGAGCCGGTCCTTATCGGCGGCAAGACCCAGGATAAAACTTATGGTGATTTTCAAAAAGAAGTCGATTCGTTTAATAAAGCTTTTGCCGAAGTGATGCTTGAGGGCGATGCCAAGGGACGGGTTTTTACTTTTCCCATCCCGACATACAATATCACCAAGGATTTTGCCTGGAATAATCCCAATTATGAGGGGATTTGGGAAATGACGAGAAAATACGGCATTCCCTATTTTTCCAATTTTGTCAATTCCGATATGAAACCAGAGGATGCCCGAAGCATGTGCCCTTTAGCCGGTGATGAAAAAGTTTTAATTAAGTCAAGCCGGGGGCGAGATTTGGAATACAGTGAGATTAAAAATATATATGAAGGTAATGGTAAAAATAATGAATATGAAATTTATAGTGACGGAGATTTTGTTAAGGGAGTATTTAATAAGTTTGAAAACCAAAAAATGATTAAAGTAACGTTGGAAAATGGACACGAAATAAAAATTAGTGAAGAACATTTAAATTTCGTCACTTTTGATCAAGAATCAAAAACTCAAGAATTAAAAGGCAAAGAATTAAAAAAAGGTATGTTTTTACCTTATTCCTTAAAGATGATGAAAGGATCAGGTGGAAATAGAGATTTGGGATATTTTGTCGGTGCTTATGCGGGCGATGGATCGTTTGACGGGGAAACAACAGTTATTTTTTCGTTAGAAAATGAAAAGAAAAAGCAGGTAATCACCCGATTGCAAAAGATTAGTGAAAAATATTTTGGAGCCCATTGGTCTGTTTCGCCATCCCAGGAAACGAAACTTTTTACCTTAAAAATCCATTCCAAAGCGGCGGTTGGTTTATGTCAGGATTTCGTTTCCGGAAAAGAAAGAGAAAAATATTATTCCGCTCGTATTTTTGGTATGAGTCAAGAATTTAGAGAGGGAGTGATTACTGGACATTATGCTACTGATGGGGGTAACAGACATAGAATTTATACTTCTTCGAAAAAAATGGTAGAAACCCTGAATATGTTAGCGGCAACATTGGGAACGACAACTTCTATATATAGAGATAACCGACAGGATCGTTTTGGAAAAGAAACTAATTATGCAGTTTTAGTTTATCAATTAAACAGAAAGAAATACGGGGATATTTGGTTTAAAAAGGATAAAAAACTATGGGTAAAAATAAAATCCATAGAACAAATTAGTAATTCAACCGCTTATTGTTTTGAGGTAAAAAATGGCAGGCCAATGTTTACGGTCGGTACGACCGGTATTTTAACTCATAATTGCCGCTTACGTTTAGACAACCGTGAATTGGCCAAAAGGGGCGGCGGTCTTTTCGGGGCCTACCCTTTAACCGGCAGCTTAGGCGTTATCACGATTAATCTTCCCCGGATTGGCTATTTGGCCAAAAACAAAAAAGAATATTTCGAAAAACTCTCTCATTTGATGGATTTGGCGAAAGAGGCGACGATGCTTAAAAGAACGATCGTCGAACAGTTTACCGACGAAGGACTTTATCCCTATTCCAAGGTCTATTTAGGGGCGATTAAAGACCGTTTCGGCGAATACTGGAAAAATCATTTTAACACGATTGGTTTAATCGGCATGAATGAATCACTTTTGAATTTTATGGGGAAAACCATCGGCGATGAAGAGGGGAAAGCCTTTGCCCAGGAAATTCTGGATTTTATGCGGACGAAGCTTTTGATTTATCAAAAAGAAACCGACCAGATGTTTAATCTGGAGGCGACGCCGGCCGAAGGGACTTCTTATCATCTGGCCAAGCTTGATAAAAAAGCTTATCCTGATATCATCTGTGCCAATGAGGAAGAAATCGCCAAAGATCACGCGGAACCATTTTATACCAATTCGACTCATTTGCCGGTTAATTTTACCGACGATCTTTTTGAAGCCTTAAATCTTCAGGACGATTTACAGACGAAATATACCGGGGGTACGGTTTTGCACGGCTTTTTGGGCGAAAGCCTTCCGGACACCGCTTCCGTCAAAAATCTAGTCCAGAAGATTGCCCAAAATTATCATTTGCCTTACTATACCTTAACGCCGACTTTTAGTATCTGTCCTTCTCACGGATATCTTAAAGGTGAACAAAAAACTTGTCCAGAATGTGGTAAAACCTGCGAGGTTTGGTCAAGAATCGTCGGTTATCTTCGGCCGGTAGTGCAATGGAATGCCGGTAAACAAGCCGAATTTGTCGAAAGACAGGTTTACCAGCATCTTCAAAAACACAAGACTTAA